The following are from one region of the Bradyrhizobium septentrionale genome:
- a CDS encoding glycerate kinase type-2 family protein, translating to MNANWTDLRARTALRRIFDAAIASADPRITIASALPAKPRGRCIVIGAGKASAAMAAGLDAAWPDVELSGVVVTRHGHSAPAGRIEVLEASHPVPDDTSKAAAIRMLRAVEGLSSDDLVVVLMSGGGSALMTLPASPMTLADKQAVNRALLASGATIAEMNVVRKHLSAIKGGRLALAARPARVTTLVISDIPGDDPAAIGSGPSLPDSSTKADAQEIIDRFAIDLPAAARLALEQADETPKPGEIDADVRILAAPFHALDAAANVARDEGLTPILLGDAIEGEARELGTMMAGIARSVAMHAQPGQAPAVLLSGGETTVTIGRGPAGRGGRNTEFLLGLVIALSGAADIWAIAGDSDGIDGTEDAAGALIGLDTLQRAAAKLLDARACLAAHDSYTFFDRLGDLVRTGPTLTNVNDIRAVLIGAGKPGIKLRMR from the coding sequence TTGAACGCGAACTGGACTGACCTGCGAGCCCGCACTGCGCTGCGACGAATCTTCGACGCCGCAATCGCCAGCGCCGATCCAAGGATCACGATCGCATCTGCTTTGCCGGCAAAGCCCAGGGGCAGATGCATCGTCATCGGCGCAGGCAAGGCCTCGGCGGCGATGGCAGCCGGGCTCGACGCGGCATGGCCTGACGTCGAACTTTCGGGCGTCGTGGTCACGCGCCACGGCCATTCGGCTCCCGCGGGCCGGATCGAGGTACTGGAGGCATCTCACCCCGTACCCGACGACACGAGCAAGGCGGCCGCCATTCGCATGTTGCGCGCCGTCGAAGGACTTTCATCGGATGATCTTGTGGTCGTACTGATGTCCGGCGGCGGCTCGGCGCTGATGACGCTTCCTGCATCCCCGATGACCCTCGCCGATAAGCAGGCGGTCAACCGGGCACTGCTTGCAAGCGGCGCGACGATTGCCGAGATGAATGTCGTCCGCAAGCATCTGTCGGCGATCAAGGGCGGACGGCTGGCGCTGGCCGCGCGTCCCGCCCGCGTCACGACCCTGGTGATATCGGATATTCCCGGCGACGATCCCGCGGCAATCGGTTCCGGTCCCTCGCTTCCGGACAGCAGCACAAAGGCCGATGCGCAAGAGATCATTGACCGGTTTGCAATCGACTTGCCGGCAGCGGCGCGGCTTGCACTCGAGCAGGCCGACGAGACACCCAAACCCGGCGAGATCGATGCAGACGTCCGCATCCTTGCCGCGCCGTTCCATGCGCTTGACGCGGCTGCCAATGTGGCCCGAGATGAGGGCCTCACTCCGATCCTCCTTGGCGACGCGATCGAGGGCGAGGCACGGGAACTCGGAACCATGATGGCCGGCATCGCCCGGTCGGTCGCGATGCATGCTCAGCCAGGTCAGGCCCCTGCGGTTCTGCTGTCGGGGGGAGAGACAACGGTCACGATCGGACGCGGGCCGGCGGGCCGCGGCGGCCGCAACACCGAATTCTTGCTGGGACTTGTCATCGCCCTGTCGGGCGCAGCCGATATCTGGGCCATCGCGGGAGACAGCGACGGCATCGATGGAACGGAAGATGCGGCTGGTGCTTTGATCGGTCTGGATACACTGCAGCGCGCCGCCGCGAAACTCCTCGACGCACGGGCTTGTCTGGCGGCCCATGACAGCTACACATTCTTCGATCGCCTGGGAGACCTCGTGCGCACCGGGCCGACACTGACCAACGTCAACGATATCCGCGCCGTGCTGATCGGAGCCGGCAAGCCGGGAATCAAGTTAAGGATGAGGTGA
- the pyk gene encoding pyruvate kinase, with protein sequence MRRHRRAKIVATVGPASSSPEMLKALLEAGVDTFRLNFSHGTQSDHARIHAAIRKLEQEVNRPIGILLDLQGPKIRVGTLRDGKITVAAGETIRFVLSGSDGDRGAIPLPHREIFAAVAPGHDLLIDDGRVRVRVTGLGDDFIEAKVIVGGTISNHKGVNLPGTVLDLSPLTTKDRLDLEFGLKLGVDWVALSFVQKPSDIIEARSLIGDRAGLMAKIEKPAALERIDDIIQLCDAIMVARGDLGVEIPHEDVPGRQKELVRACRLAVKPVIVATQMLDSMVAAPTPTRAEVSDVATAIYDGADAVMLSAESATGRYPQEAVEMMDRIIRSTEQHKMYRSIVEATQPGEEQTAPHAVATAAADLASVVHAKAIVAYTSSGTTAARVARKRPSLPILVITPSREVSRRLCLLWGAHSVLSDNVRSYEEMVERATAFALAEQFASSRDLLVVVAGIPFGQAGTTNNLRVVSLP encoded by the coding sequence ATGCGTCGTCATCGACGGGCCAAGATCGTTGCAACCGTCGGCCCCGCCAGCAGTTCTCCCGAAATGCTCAAGGCGCTGCTGGAGGCGGGCGTCGATACGTTCCGCCTGAATTTCAGCCACGGAACCCAGAGCGATCACGCCAGGATTCACGCCGCGATCCGAAAGCTGGAACAGGAAGTCAACCGGCCGATCGGCATTCTGCTGGATCTGCAAGGCCCGAAGATCCGCGTCGGCACCTTGCGCGATGGCAAGATCACCGTCGCGGCCGGAGAGACCATCCGCTTCGTGCTGTCCGGGTCGGATGGAGATCGTGGCGCAATTCCGCTCCCACATCGGGAAATCTTTGCGGCCGTGGCTCCCGGTCACGATCTCTTGATCGACGACGGCAGGGTCCGCGTTCGCGTCACCGGGCTCGGTGACGATTTCATCGAAGCCAAGGTGATCGTCGGCGGCACGATCTCGAACCACAAGGGCGTCAATCTGCCGGGGACGGTACTTGATCTCTCACCGTTGACGACAAAGGACCGTCTCGATCTGGAGTTCGGCCTGAAACTCGGCGTCGACTGGGTCGCCTTGTCGTTCGTGCAAAAGCCCTCCGATATCATCGAGGCGAGAAGCCTGATCGGCGACCGCGCCGGTCTGATGGCCAAGATCGAGAAGCCCGCAGCGCTTGAGCGGATCGACGATATCATCCAGCTGTGCGACGCCATCATGGTTGCGCGGGGCGACCTCGGCGTCGAGATTCCACACGAAGACGTGCCGGGCCGTCAGAAGGAATTGGTGCGGGCCTGCCGGCTTGCCGTGAAGCCCGTGATCGTCGCCACGCAAATGCTGGACTCCATGGTCGCCGCCCCCACGCCGACCCGCGCCGAAGTCTCCGACGTTGCGACCGCCATCTATGATGGCGCCGACGCGGTGATGCTGTCGGCGGAATCTGCCACCGGCCGCTATCCGCAGGAGGCGGTCGAGATGATGGACCGCATCATCCGCAGCACCGAGCAGCACAAGATGTACCGCTCCATCGTCGAGGCGACCCAGCCGGGCGAAGAACAGACCGCGCCCCACGCTGTGGCAACGGCCGCGGCCGACCTCGCCTCCGTCGTTCACGCCAAGGCCATCGTGGCCTATACGTCGAGCGGAACGACCGCCGCACGCGTGGCACGCAAGCGGCCGAGCTTGCCGATCCTCGTCATCACCCCGAGCCGCGAAGTGTCGCGCCGCCTGTGTCTGCTGTGGGGCGCTCACAGCGTGCTGTCCGACAATGTTCGGAGCTATGAGGAGATGGTCGAACGCGCGACTGCATTCGCGCTTGCGGAGCAATTCGCATCAAGCAGGGATCTGCTGGTTGTCGTCGCCGGCATTCCATTTGGACAAGCGGGTACAACAAACAATCTGCGCGTCGTTTCGCTCCCCTAA
- a CDS encoding LuxR C-terminal-related transcriptional regulator: MNFSRVVIASRYPVVLLGLNCLLEAERDFKVVARCNDGASCFKAIRSLAPDIAILDMSMPDIFAQATPDIANSGTPGVRLVFLATSVEDRDLAMLAAAGAYGVILSEEEPETLIQMLRQVADGQRMLPPPASEEVISRAPTAIPEKYLAVLTERERQIMRLVSEGLSNKEIGRRLKVADGTIKVHLHHIFRKLEISNRTVLATLAISSST; this comes from the coding sequence ATGAATTTCAGTCGTGTAGTGATTGCTAGCAGATATCCGGTCGTTTTATTGGGTCTGAATTGTCTGCTCGAAGCAGAGCGTGATTTCAAAGTTGTTGCTCGCTGCAATGATGGAGCGAGCTGTTTCAAGGCAATCCGGAGCCTCGCGCCCGACATCGCCATTTTGGACATGTCGATGCCTGACATCTTTGCGCAGGCCACGCCCGATATCGCAAATTCCGGGACGCCTGGTGTGCGGCTCGTTTTCCTCGCCACCTCTGTTGAGGATCGCGATCTCGCCATGTTGGCGGCAGCGGGGGCTTACGGCGTCATCCTGAGCGAGGAGGAGCCTGAAACCCTTATTCAGATGTTGCGGCAGGTCGCCGACGGCCAGCGAATGTTGCCGCCGCCCGCGTCCGAGGAAGTCATCTCTCGCGCGCCGACGGCGATTCCGGAGAAGTATCTTGCGGTGCTGACGGAGCGCGAGCGTCAGATCATGCGTTTGGTGTCGGAAGGCTTGTCGAACAAGGAGATTGGCCGCCGTCTGAAGGTGGCTGACGGAACCATCAAGGTTCATCTCCACCACATTTTCCGCAAGCTCGAGATCAGCAACAGGACCGTTCTTGCCACGCTCGCGATCTCATCCTCTACCTGA
- a CDS encoding LuxR C-terminal-related transcriptional regulator — translation MRRRYPFTAVLVGENSLRKEGLARILNSENFQVLTSISDANDLLGDDALQKVPVASALFLIVHNGDDFRPTIEQIDSLKRRHADGRVAVVADQYRLSDLAAAFRAGATGYFIDVMNCDAFIKSIELVMMGGTAFPPAFLTSALDAETRDVDDAPAPADANHVVAKADDKLAQQLSPREISILQCLIEGDSNKCIARKISIAEATVKVHIKAILRKIRVQNRTQAAIWGLNHRPATWLKNDRSAHQTADVADRLLPPQREIPKIGRAGRPVPLGAIDHAASYFEMPLANGHVHKDMSSKIDRATRK, via the coding sequence ATGAGACGGCGATATCCTTTTACTGCTGTGCTTGTTGGTGAAAATAGTCTTCGCAAAGAAGGTCTTGCCAGAATTCTGAATTCCGAGAATTTTCAAGTCCTTACTTCAATATCCGATGCCAACGATTTGCTAGGCGATGACGCGCTTCAGAAGGTGCCCGTTGCTTCGGCGTTGTTTCTGATTGTTCACAATGGCGATGATTTTCGCCCGACAATCGAGCAAATCGACTCCCTCAAGCGCCGTCACGCCGACGGACGCGTGGCGGTCGTCGCAGATCAATATCGACTGAGCGATCTGGCGGCCGCATTCCGGGCCGGCGCCACCGGATATTTCATCGACGTGATGAACTGTGACGCGTTCATCAAGTCCATCGAGTTGGTCATGATGGGCGGGACGGCATTCCCGCCGGCATTCCTGACCTCCGCCCTCGACGCCGAGACGCGCGACGTGGACGATGCGCCCGCACCCGCCGATGCCAATCATGTCGTAGCAAAGGCGGATGACAAGCTTGCCCAGCAACTTTCGCCGCGGGAAATCTCAATTCTGCAGTGTCTGATCGAAGGCGATTCCAACAAGTGCATCGCGCGCAAGATCAGCATTGCCGAAGCCACGGTGAAGGTTCACATCAAGGCGATCCTTCGGAAGATCCGGGTCCAGAACAGAACCCAGGCAGCGATCTGGGGGTTGAACCATCGACCTGCGACCTGGCTGAAGAACGACAGGTCTGCGCATCAGACCGCCGACGTAGCCGACCGACTCCTCCCGCCCCAGAGAGAAATTCCCAAGATCGGGAGGGCGGGCCGGCCGGTGCCGCTTGGCGCGATCGACCATGCCGCAAGCTACTTTGAAATGCCGCTTGCAAACGGCCACGTCCACAAGGATATGAGCTCGAAAATCGACAGGGCGACCCGCAAATAG
- the galE gene encoding UDP-glucose 4-epimerase GalE → MILLTGGAGYIGSHIAVALLNAGLDVVAVDNLCNSNRASLERVQTICGRSLVFRHADICNEEAIYEILRTHDVTAVIHLAGLKAVGESSAQPMTYYENNVVGTMRLVSAMARADVKTLIFSSSATVYGTPAYLPLDEKHHVGPINPYGRTKYFIEEILKDLHGSDSDWRIAILRYFNPVGAHESGLIGEDPLGVPNNLLPLVAQVAIGRREKLQIWGNDYDTPDGTGIRDFIHVVDLASGHLSALSQLRQPGVLTVNLGTGSGSSVMEVVQTFEAVSGRPVPYVIDQRRVGDVAICYADPTLAKNLLGWTSRRSLTEMCADHWRWQMQNPTGYRGA, encoded by the coding sequence ATGATCTTGTTGACCGGAGGCGCTGGCTATATCGGGTCCCATATCGCTGTCGCGCTGCTCAATGCGGGGCTCGATGTCGTCGCGGTCGACAATCTCTGCAACAGCAATCGCGCCTCTCTCGAACGGGTGCAAACCATCTGTGGGCGATCGCTCGTCTTCCGGCATGCCGATATCTGCAATGAGGAAGCGATCTACGAGATTCTGCGCACTCACGACGTGACCGCAGTCATTCACCTCGCCGGGCTCAAGGCGGTCGGCGAGTCCAGTGCTCAACCCATGACCTATTACGAAAACAACGTCGTGGGCACGATGCGGCTCGTGTCAGCCATGGCGAGAGCAGACGTCAAGACGCTCATCTTTAGTTCGTCCGCAACGGTCTACGGGACGCCCGCATACCTGCCGCTGGACGAGAAACATCACGTCGGACCGATCAATCCGTACGGCCGCACAAAGTACTTCATCGAAGAGATACTCAAGGATCTCCACGGGTCCGACAGCGATTGGCGGATCGCCATCCTGCGTTACTTCAATCCGGTTGGCGCGCACGAAAGCGGGCTCATCGGAGAAGACCCTCTCGGCGTGCCCAACAACCTGTTGCCGCTTGTGGCGCAAGTGGCAATCGGACGGCGTGAGAAGCTGCAGATTTGGGGAAACGACTACGATACTCCGGATGGCACCGGCATCCGCGACTTCATTCATGTCGTCGATCTTGCATCCGGACATCTGAGCGCCTTGAGCCAGCTGAGACAGCCCGGCGTTCTTACCGTCAATCTCGGAACAGGAAGCGGCAGCAGCGTCATGGAGGTGGTCCAGACATTTGAGGCCGTGAGTGGCCGGCCAGTTCCGTATGTGATCGACCAACGCAGGGTCGGTGATGTCGCAATCTGTTACGCCGATCCGACGCTCGCGAAGAACCTGTTGGGCTGGACATCCCGGCGATCACTGACCGAGATGTGTGCGGATCATTGGCGTTGGCAGATGCAGAACCCGACTGGCTACCGTGGCGCCTAG
- a CDS encoding GNAT family N-acetyltransferase yields MPEADTDVSLEALKSIAWLETAWKELEARVPHSFFLSWLWIGTWLRHIPDGTEPHVLVARSSGKIVGLAIICRRRAWRLGPHARTRWLLNETGDTRFDRLFIECNNILAEQPDTIIPAGLDALTSRLRRSDQLVLSGIDPDLELAACRAAGRAGFVTEVKQADAALWVDFAKARQQGKDYRATLGRSTRQAVSRAIRLYAERGPLELRIMETTTEALAAFDLLSDFHRSRWGRRGAFANPGFRPFHEELISRGVPTGAIRISRTLVGNQTIGVLYNFVHDGRVLNYQSGFLYESDSRIKPGLVSHVLAIEESIARGERGYDFLAGGAGHKSHLANREYAMKWIAMGRDSPERHIEAKLRDAKRMLRAIATNLSKKKLRLRIPYSASSS; encoded by the coding sequence ATGCCTGAAGCGGACACCGATGTCAGCCTGGAGGCCTTGAAGAGCATTGCGTGGCTTGAAACCGCGTGGAAGGAGCTCGAAGCTCGAGTGCCTCACTCGTTCTTTTTGTCTTGGCTCTGGATCGGCACTTGGCTACGGCATATCCCGGATGGCACGGAACCACACGTCCTCGTAGCTCGGTCGTCAGGCAAGATCGTTGGCTTGGCAATTATTTGCCGGCGGAGAGCGTGGAGGCTTGGGCCGCATGCGCGGACACGTTGGCTGCTCAATGAAACCGGAGATACGCGTTTCGACCGATTGTTCATCGAGTGCAATAATATTCTTGCAGAGCAACCGGACACCATCATACCGGCAGGCCTCGATGCGTTGACGTCGCGCTTGCGCCGCTCGGATCAGTTGGTTCTATCCGGAATTGATCCAGACCTTGAGTTGGCCGCTTGTCGCGCCGCGGGCCGGGCTGGGTTCGTTACCGAGGTGAAACAGGCTGATGCGGCATTGTGGGTTGATTTCGCCAAAGCTCGCCAGCAAGGGAAGGATTATCGCGCCACACTGGGCCGCAGTACTCGCCAGGCCGTTAGCCGTGCCATACGGTTGTATGCCGAACGCGGCCCCCTTGAACTCCGGATCATGGAAACCACGACGGAAGCCCTCGCCGCGTTCGATTTGCTGAGCGACTTCCATCGATCGCGATGGGGACGCAGGGGGGCCTTCGCCAATCCGGGATTCCGTCCGTTTCACGAGGAGTTAATTTCCCGCGGAGTCCCCACGGGGGCCATCCGTATCTCACGGACATTGGTTGGGAACCAGACAATCGGGGTCCTGTACAATTTCGTGCATGACGGCCGTGTCCTCAACTACCAAAGCGGCTTTCTCTACGAGAGCGATAGCCGGATCAAACCCGGGCTTGTGAGCCATGTGCTGGCTATTGAGGAGAGCATCGCACGCGGGGAACGCGGCTACGACTTCCTGGCTGGTGGCGCCGGGCATAAATCCCACCTGGCTAACAGGGAGTATGCCATGAAGTGGATCGCAATGGGCAGAGACAGCCCAGAGCGCCACATCGAGGCGAAGCTCCGCGATGCCAAGCGGATGCTGCGCGCCATCGCTACGAATCTTTCAAAAAAGAAGCTACGGCTTCGTATTCCGTATTCGGCGTCTAGTTCCTAG
- the asnB gene encoding asparagine synthase B has product MNTLQLLPFSAHYLFRPRSEFIRRVATLCGFVGIFGFTESVESARNRALEMAKTVRHRGPDWSGIYSSECAILAHERLSIVDVEHGAQPLLDVTAGRALAVNGEIYNHVALRDALKLPHVWKTKSDCEIILYLYDEYGSAVCGMLSGIFAFAIFDERSGEFFVARDHIGIVPLYIGWGSDGAIYVASEMKALDRVCETIQEFPPGHYYSGKAGQFVKWYDPEWAHTLPTRKVSLHELRTSLEAAVKQQMMCDVPYGVLISGGLDSSLIAALAARHRFKRIESGETEEAWWPRLHSFSVGLENSPDMKYARSVATHIGTVHHEVVFTLQEGLDALPDVIRHLETFDVTTIRAGTPMYLMARKIKSMGIKMVLSGEGADEVFGGYLYFHMAPSAEEFHEETVRKLFALSRYDCCRANKATAAWGVEARVPFLDKEFLDYAMSIDPAEKMCPGAKIEKGILREAFAGLLPKEILLRQKEQFSDGVGYGWIECLRNHAENKVSDQMLAEASKRFPQQTPTSKEGYFYRTIFDGIFMNPTACLTVPVGPSIACSSPTAFLWSQQFASVDDPSGRAVKGIHIQAIDNAVGLRDHP; this is encoded by the coding sequence TTGAACACCTTGCAGCTTTTGCCGTTCTCAGCCCACTATCTGTTTCGCCCGCGATCTGAATTCATAAGAAGGGTAGCCACCTTGTGCGGTTTCGTTGGTATCTTTGGATTTACCGAATCGGTTGAATCGGCGCGCAACCGGGCTCTCGAGATGGCAAAGACGGTCAGGCACCGCGGGCCAGACTGGAGCGGCATCTATTCCAGCGAGTGCGCAATACTCGCGCACGAACGCCTTTCCATCGTCGACGTGGAGCACGGCGCCCAACCCCTTCTCGATGTTACTGCGGGCCGGGCTTTGGCTGTGAACGGAGAGATCTACAATCATGTCGCTTTGCGCGACGCACTGAAGCTGCCGCACGTCTGGAAAACGAAGTCGGACTGCGAAATTATCCTGTATCTCTACGACGAGTACGGATCAGCCGTGTGCGGCATGCTGAGTGGCATTTTTGCGTTTGCCATCTTCGATGAGCGCAGTGGCGAGTTCTTCGTCGCCCGAGACCACATCGGTATCGTTCCGCTTTACATCGGATGGGGCAGCGACGGCGCGATTTACGTCGCGAGCGAAATGAAAGCTCTCGATCGCGTATGCGAGACAATCCAGGAGTTTCCGCCGGGACATTACTACAGCGGCAAAGCCGGACAGTTCGTCAAGTGGTATGATCCAGAGTGGGCGCATACACTTCCAACCAGGAAGGTGTCCTTGCACGAGCTCCGAACTTCGCTCGAAGCTGCGGTCAAACAGCAAATGATGTGCGATGTGCCTTACGGGGTACTTATTTCTGGTGGGCTCGACTCTTCCCTGATCGCGGCGCTCGCAGCGCGCCACCGCTTCAAACGGATCGAGTCTGGAGAGACCGAAGAGGCGTGGTGGCCAAGGCTACACTCGTTTTCTGTCGGCCTGGAAAACTCACCTGACATGAAGTATGCGCGAAGCGTGGCGACTCACATTGGCACGGTCCATCATGAGGTTGTTTTCACTTTGCAGGAAGGATTGGACGCGTTGCCGGATGTGATCCGGCACCTGGAGACCTTTGATGTCACCACCATTCGTGCCGGCACGCCGATGTATCTCATGGCGCGTAAAATCAAGTCAATGGGCATTAAAATGGTATTGTCCGGAGAAGGCGCTGACGAGGTGTTTGGCGGCTATCTCTACTTCCACATGGCACCATCGGCAGAAGAATTCCACGAGGAGACCGTTCGAAAGCTCTTTGCATTGAGCAGGTATGATTGCTGTCGGGCGAACAAGGCAACAGCTGCTTGGGGCGTCGAAGCCCGCGTGCCCTTCCTCGATAAGGAATTTCTAGATTACGCGATGTCGATAGACCCTGCCGAGAAAATGTGCCCTGGCGCAAAAATCGAAAAGGGCATATTGCGGGAAGCGTTTGCCGGTTTGTTGCCGAAAGAGATCTTGTTGCGTCAAAAGGAGCAGTTTTCCGACGGAGTGGGGTACGGCTGGATTGAATGTTTGAGAAATCACGCCGAAAACAAAGTCTCGGATCAGATGCTCGCGGAGGCCAGCAAGCGCTTTCCGCAGCAAACGCCGACTTCGAAAGAAGGATACTTCTACCGGACCATCTTTGATGGCATTTTCATGAATCCGACAGCTTGCCTAACTGTCCCCGTCGGTCCCTCGATCGCGTGCTCCTCGCCGACCGCGTTTCTCTGGTCTCAGCAATTTGCGAGCGTGGATGACCCATCTGGACGGGCTGTGAAAGGAATTCACATTCAGGCCATTGATAACGCGGTTGGTCTTAGGGACCATCCATGA
- a CDS encoding polysaccharide biosynthesis/export family protein gives MPNSKLRNCFNRDIRGGQPAHCMRWGLVAVSLMISAQAKAEYRVNVGDVLEVAVAGVPDLRQRAPVQVDGNISIPLVGMVAVAGLPLPEIRAKIGVALTNKVFRQRTIDGREVVVVIDADQVTAIVAEYRPVYVNGDVSKPGEYPYRPASTARQLIAVAGGYDIMHIRMNNPYLESADLRSEYGSLWTELAKEQARMWRIKTELGEGAQISPAALSDMPIARSAISEIVNAEAEYLKTKQNDYQQEKLFLQRGVRQGDDEVRVLSEQQKKDEEGFQSDVEDLQKATDLFGKGSLISPRVTDARRAVLLSATRRLQTSAQLLQVKKQQDEFARRLVKLDDQRRLDLLRELQDTSLKLNQIREKLQSVGEKLQYTSMVRSQLARGSGSKPDIAIIRSNEKGPERIIANEDTELQPGDTIEVSLRYQDGPDLPPRKLSSANVPAVIGRTDVTAADSLRDRR, from the coding sequence ATGCCCAACTCCAAGCTGCGCAACTGCTTCAATCGTGACATACGCGGCGGTCAACCCGCTCATTGCATGAGATGGGGTCTGGTAGCTGTTAGCCTAATGATTTCCGCTCAGGCGAAGGCCGAATATCGAGTGAACGTCGGAGATGTTCTGGAGGTCGCGGTGGCAGGCGTGCCGGACCTGCGGCAACGTGCTCCCGTCCAGGTGGACGGCAATATCTCGATACCGCTGGTTGGGATGGTCGCGGTCGCCGGCCTGCCCTTGCCGGAGATTCGAGCCAAGATCGGGGTCGCACTGACGAACAAGGTCTTTCGACAAAGGACTATTGACGGCCGCGAGGTCGTGGTCGTGATAGATGCAGACCAAGTGACGGCGATCGTGGCGGAGTACAGGCCCGTTTACGTCAACGGGGACGTATCGAAGCCGGGTGAGTACCCCTATCGCCCGGCGAGCACCGCACGCCAGCTCATCGCCGTGGCGGGTGGCTACGACATCATGCATATCAGAATGAACAACCCGTATCTGGAGTCAGCCGATCTAAGAAGCGAGTATGGATCGCTTTGGACAGAACTCGCCAAGGAACAGGCGCGTATGTGGCGCATCAAGACCGAACTCGGAGAGGGGGCGCAGATCAGTCCCGCTGCTCTGAGTGATATGCCCATAGCTCGGTCCGCAATTTCGGAAATCGTCAATGCGGAAGCGGAGTATTTGAAGACGAAGCAGAATGACTATCAGCAGGAGAAATTGTTCCTGCAGCGTGGCGTTCGACAGGGAGACGACGAGGTCCGCGTCCTGTCAGAGCAGCAAAAGAAAGATGAAGAGGGGTTTCAGTCCGACGTCGAGGACCTTCAGAAGGCGACCGATCTGTTCGGAAAGGGATCCTTGATTAGCCCCCGCGTGACGGACGCGCGCCGCGCGGTTCTGCTGTCAGCAACCCGGAGGCTGCAGACCTCCGCGCAATTGCTGCAGGTCAAGAAACAGCAAGACGAGTTCGCCAGAAGGCTCGTGAAGCTCGACGATCAGCGGAGGCTTGACCTGCTCCGGGAGCTGCAAGACACCAGCTTAAAGCTCAATCAGATTCGCGAGAAACTGCAGAGCGTCGGTGAGAAGCTTCAGTACACTTCGATGGTTCGATCGCAGCTCGCACGGGGATCCGGCAGTAAGCCCGATATTGCTATTATTAGAAGCAACGAGAAGGGACCGGAACGGATTATCGCCAACGAGGATACCGAGTTGCAGCCGGGTGACACCATCGAGGTCAGCCTGCGATACCAGGATGGTCCGGATTTGCCCCCCAGAAAGCTAAGCAGTGCAAACGTCCCAGCGGTGATAGGTCGGACCGACGTAACCGCGGCAGATTCGTTGCGCGACAGAAGATGA